The genomic stretch AAATGATTAATCTtaccataaaaaaatattaaatgggTCTAAACGGGTTGGAGATTTAAAAGGAATTAGTAAAAGAAAAGATTGGTTTAAATAGAACATGTTTACTTACTTTACAAATTCTAACAATGCATATGATACGTTTTATTGAATTTTCACAAATGTAAAATATCTAGGCTTTAAATCGGATAGTTTAGGCTGTTTGAAAAAAATACAGGAAAATAATTAACTATTAATTatctgaataaaaaatattcgagtaattagttttttttttgcataacttggtttataaatagtattttggGATATTTAGTTATccagaaattatatatattaatatttgtaggtatataatttgtattttaaaaatcaaaaactcaTTTGGTTCTCAGTTTGGTTTCTATTTTTTCGGTTCCCAAAATATAGGATATGctcggttatttatgaaattcagtttaattttgattttttttcagtttgatACGGTTCAGTACATCTGGGTAAATATACCCAAACCTATACATAATCTTAGACAGAAGTTATATAAGAagaatttatataatttcaaaaataaactcGCGCTTTCTAAGcgtgggtcaaaatctagtatgtaTTTTAATTGATGTTCAAAAAATTGGTATAAAAAAATCGTTTATATCCAATTTTTCTAAAATCTGATTTGTgcggtttaaattgatttaaactGTTATAATTTTAGTACAAATtcataaatttatcaaaaaaaaaattcatatcaaatatttctagtttatcaaaataattttataattaaacacaaaactaaaatatttaatataaatacagaatatataaaatatggatATCAATATTGGTTAATACATAGACTTCGTCTTCTCGAATAATCAACTTAGCACTAATCTTTTATAAAGTGTCAAGTTACCTTCTCTCAATTTCTTTAGTCTTCTTAAATTTTGTATGCATCAATGCATCAATGCATATATCTAATGTTTAAAATAGTCAGGATCTTCCGACAACCAACttcaagttcttcttcttcgcaaTCAAATCTAACTCAAAATTCTAGACCACCCAAGATCCATATCACCTCTCTTCGATCTTCAACATTTTCTCCCAGCTACTAGAAAAGCATAACCTCGTCTTTATTATATGTGACTCAAAGATTTTTACCGCCTCACTACACATTAACAAATTTACAAAGTTCCAAAGTTATATATTTCAAGCAAAAAATGATGTCGCCAAAAAATGAATTTAAGCTTTGACTAAATGGATAACTAGAGCTTAACcaaacaattttaaaacaaaataaaattgttttaagtttttttttctattagaatttgaaataaaacatttagagcaaaaaaaataaatcgaagaaaacataaaaaaaaggaCAATTTTTTGGGGGTCGATTGAAGAACCAATGGaggaaacaaaataagaaaaatatccTACCTACAAATTTAAATCCAATTCTCATAATaagaactgaaaaaaaaaagaaatgtaaaAGACTGAAGAGAAGAAACTTAGAGAAAAGGTAACGATCGTAACTTACTCCTAAtatctttatattatttttttataataatattattaattattattttctctttattttttagaaaaaaatctaatgcAATTATTTTTGAACGTTTCAAATGAAATTCAATGtgcataattttttgtttgtaaataatttgttcaattcatttatatattgtattctAAGTGTTATtaagaataataattttattcagTTCACCTATAttgttattataaaataaataattagtaatactatgtatattttaaaattatattaaatatatttttatttatggtaGTTTCTAGCAGAGAAAAATAGTCAAAATATCTCTATGTATAAGATTTACTTCATCCTTGTTGTCTAATCTAAgattatagaaatttttttttattatttcatagcAATCTGATTTCTATTgaaatattgatatatttaaacatatatgGTGATATATTAAATTAGAAATGAATCTAACAAATGGTTAAGAATCATTTCAATAAATCTTAAagagttttcatttattaatgtttaaaaataatcagtAATAGACTAAATAGATTTTGTaactaaaaagtaaataatattcCATTTTGTAACTAAAAAGCAAGGAATATTTCATTTTATCATCTTATTGTCTTAGCATatcataattaaataaattataaataaatgagtaattttaaattaatttgtattttgatGAACGGTTAAAATTGACATAAAAGTTTAAAGAGAAATTatgtcttatatatatatatattattatatgttttagatTATGCActaaacataagaaatataattttatagataaGAGATTTTTATGCATGATcgaaattaattttagaaaccTTATTTGGCTGATTTTTCTACATGCATATCATTGGAATATTCAGAACATAATAAATCAAGTTTAAAAGatgagaaaattattttaacctaatattttctttttcttatattatagtttatggTGATTTTTCtaaatacaattatttttaaatacgaTGATTGAATGTAATTATGTAATTCTATTTTCCTATTAACTAGCTACTATAGATGTTTAATACCCTTAAGTTgtgtaaatttaaattctgttgataaaagtatttacattttgatttataaaaattatgattttaaaaacaaattattttatgtaaatataccAATGTTACATTTACCAAAGAAAAATCActaaaagttaattttataacaatttatattatttttgaaaatttaaagatttgcttaatctatttatatataatatagattaaaacaaatataaaatctgtaaatatatttttataataatatcgaTTTGAAGTTTATTGGTAATGAAAAAGAAACTTTAACCTTTCTTGTGAACTTTCTGTGTTCTTTTTTAATATACTGttcataaaaactttttttattacaaaaagtgAAAATAATTCTTTAATTGTATACTTATTATATAACTAACCtctaaatatttatgtttcatgtaaattaaacttgtaaaaaatatattttaaatttgtagaaTTTAGAACACAcaaattataaatcatattttcttatataaaaatgttggcgttataattattaaacataaaaaataataaacagtGTATCTTTTTAAAGCTGATTTATTATATGATATTAAAATGTTACTTATGCATATAAAgaatgtatctttataaagaaaaaagtaGAATTTTAGTTAGGAAAGTTGAATATTTGAAGGATAtacataaaccaaaaaatattggTGGAATTTTTGGATTTGGTGAATATTCTCAAAGATTAccttctaaaaaaaataaaaatctactaAAAAAGAACCCTACATCTCTAAAAACATTCATTCTTACAACAACAGTTGTCTTGTGTAAACTTTGTATGAACAGTGGAGAAAAGTTTTGAGAAAACAATGCATATTCTTTTGTTTACAGTTTGAGTAATACTCGACTCACTTCTCCCGCTCTTCCCCCGATCTCCTTCAGATTCTCCGCCCCCcatctttttattttccttCCCCCCGGTAAGATCTGATTTTCCTTTTGGTTTGGTTGCATGGTGGATCGGTGTTTCGTTACTCTCTCGGTCTCTCTTTGATTACGTTTTTGTTAATCAGACCAATGTAGTTACAATTCAGAGATCTGGGttcaattttctatatatatgaattatagaAAAAAGGTTTGATCTGTTGTTTAATCAAACGCTTTTGATTCGAGATTTGTCTGTCATAAAAGCTTGAAAACATGCTTATGTCTGTGTccctttttagtattttaagtTTGTGTAAGTAACCATAAGTACTATAGGCTGGTGTTATTTTGGTTCATATATGTTTGTTTCTATCATGGGTAGGGAATGGAGAGCAAGTCATCAAAACTTCTTTCTAAGAAGAAAGAAGCAGCACCAGAATTGGATAATGGTAGTTTCATTGATCCTATGGGTCGCCGCAAGTCCAAGCGTTTTAAGGCTGCAGCTGTGAGAGACTTCCCACCTCACTGTGGACCAAGCTCCACTGGGCTCAGATCAAGCACGGAGCTGATGAAGAACAACGTGTCTGATGAAGCTGAGGCTGATGAAAAGCTTGTTGAGGTAGTAGCAGAGGGAGCTGAACAACAAGTGAAAGATATGAACGGTGGCTGGCGAAGCGTTGGGATAAAGCAGCTTGGTGGAAGAAAGATTATTGCAGTAAGAGACTTCCCTCCAAATACAGGAACCAAGTTTTCCGATTATGGAAAGACCGTGAATGATGCTGCTGCCTCCAAGAAAGAGTTAACATTGGATTCTGACAAAAGCATGTCGAAGCCATTGGAAGCTGAGAAACCAAAGTTTATAATCCCAAAACCAAACGAGACAGCaagcaaatttaaaaaaacGGAAGGTGTTGTACTGCCTTCACCCTTGAGGCTTCTCCAGAAGATTAATAGAGATAACGGTGAAGGATCTAGCAGGAAAGATAGTGATAAAGAGATTTTACCTCCTTCACGTCCTAGGGGAGACACTAGCGCTAGGGACAAAGTAATGGAAACGCTACGTCTCTTCAGTGAAGCTTGTAGAAAGCTTATCCGCGAGGATGAAGCAAACCCAAGGAAAAAAAACGGCAAAAACTTCAACGTCTCCGTAGAGGCTTCAAAGATCGTCAAGAGCAAAGGCAAGTACCTCAACGTCGGCACACAGTTCATAGGAACCGTCCCTGGCGTCGAAGTAGGCGACGAGTTCCAATACAGAATCGAACTAAACTTTCTCGGCATACACAGAGCAATCCAAGCTGGTATTGACTACATGAGAGACGCCAACAAGGAGCTGCTCGCCGTGAGTATAGTAGCCTCTGGTGGCTACGACGACGACCTTTGTAACTCCGACGTTTTGATCTACACAGGCCAAGGCGGGAACCTATCTAAAAAGTTCCAACAGGGGAACATAACCAACGAACCTAAAGACCAGCAGCTCTTGAGAGGAAACCTCGCGTTGGCGAACAGTATAGACAAACAGAACCCTGTGAGGGTCATAAGAGGCAACAagaagacaccaccttctgatAATAATAATACCAAAAACTACGTCTACGATGGGTTGTATCTGGTTGAAGAGTTTTGGAAAGAAGTGGGATCTTATGGTAAGCTTGTTTTTAAGTTCAGGCTGCGGCGTATCGCCGGGCAGCCTGAACTTACTTGGAAAGTGGTTAAGAAAGCAAAATCATCAAAGGCCCGCGACGGTCTCTGCTGCGAAGATATCTCTGGAGGGAAAGAGAGGTTGCCTATATGCGCTGTTAACGAGATAGACGATGAGAAGCCTCCTGTGTTTGACTACACTGTTAACATGATATATCCGGATTGGTGCCAGCCGATTCCTCCGAAAGGTTGCGGCTGCACGAAGGGCTGCAAAGACTCGAAAAACTGCGGTTGCGTTGCGAAAAACGATGGAGAGTTGCCTTATAATTATGATGGAGCGATTGTTTTTAGAAAGCCTATGGTCTACGAGTGTGGCCCTCTCTGCAAATGCCCGCCTGACTGCTACCTCCGCGTCACGCAGAGAGGGATCAAGATCCAGCTGGAGATCTTCAAGACCGAGTCGAGAGGATGGGGAGTGAGGTCTCTAGAGTCTATTCCTTCGGGGAGCTTCATCTGCGAGTACGCAGGGGAGCTTCTACAGGAAAACGAAGCTGATAGGCTTGCGGGTAAAGACGAGTATCTATTTGACATTGGGACTGATAATGGGAGTAGTAGCTTCTACGAGAGCAGCTTCTTTACCATAGACGCTGCGAGGAAAGGGAACGTAGGGAGGTTTATAAACCATAGCTGCTCGCCGAATCTGTACGCGCAAGACGTTTTGTACCACCATGAGGATATGAGGATCCCTCACGTGATGCTGTTTGCGAAGGACAATATACCTCCGCTTAAAGAACTAACGTACTATTACAACTACAAGATTGGTCAGGTGTTGGACGCTGACGGTAATGTCAAGGTGAAGAATTGCTATTGTGGTTCGGCCAAGTGCAGTGGTAGGCTCTATTGATAAGCAGCTGATGTTGCTAGCTTATAttcatgttcttcttcttcttcttcttcttctgcttatTCTTTCATCTAATGTTTAGTGAATTAGTAATAGCCTGATAGACTTGGTATTATTAGTCTTTATACTATAGTCAATTGCTGTTTGTGTTATTTCCTTCAAACTCACACCATGGTCTAATCCTAGGTTTTGTTCCTTCCATAAACTGCAATGTTTTTTTTACTGTCATACACTGCATTGTTTCTTTGTCAACTTAAATTCATGAAAGTTAAGTCTGTTTAACGTATTAGAGACAAAATTTCCTACATTAAAAGCTAGAAAAGATattaaattagtatataaaatagatGAGTCAATCTATTTATCACCAATTAATTTTAGATTGAATATTCACGTAACATAACAAGGAATCAGTCTTTATCgatatttatttgaatattgTAAAATTGACGCTCAAAGAACTACATCTGAAAAGAACATATTAGAAATAAGGTTTTCAATATTGAAAGTTGAAAAAGACATTAACGAACCAATCTACCTATCAACAATTAGTTTTAGGTTGGATGAACTAACAActcattataaaatataaggaaaataaatagtATCGTATTAGCAGCGTTCTTTTAGTAAGGAATCGGTATTTAAGCTAGAAACAGTTGAAAAGCACTTTTCAGATAATAAATCTAAGTCccaatatatgttattttcaaTTAAACAGATCATAGCTCAATAGAGACTTGCATTGTTATGTATTGCAAGTTTGCAACTCTGTTTGTGTGTGTGACAACATTTATATATAACCTAGTATTCCCACATATATTCCCAAGAGAATGTTTTGTGTGAACTGAATCCATGACCTTACTACAgtctaacttctttttttttttgctaaaaatctTACAGTCTAACTTCATCCACTTATTTATTGATTGATTCCAAAATTGTTCAATGATGATGTCATTGTATCTTAACCATTGCGACAGACAAACGAAAATATGGAACGCTGATGTGGTTTAGATTAaagcttttttatttattttattgtcacAAGGTTTAGATTAAAGCTTagatttggtttttaattaaagGTAGGGAGACTTTGCAATCTATCTTACATTCTTACTTGTAAAGTCGAGTGATCGTATAAGCTACTGCAAGAGTTACTTGCCGTTAGATCTTGAGAGGTGAACAATCCGACGTCCCACGTTATAAGAGTGCAAAATACTGACAAACGACGTCGTATCATGTCCCACTGATTTTCCCGACAGCCCAGGttttttcaaatctctctaTTTATCTTATTTCGTCGTCGTCCCGTTGGAGCCAAATCAAATGGCAACAAAAGAGCTCACATAATTCTATCTCCTACGTTATCGAAATTTTAAGACATCCCACATTGGTCGTCCGAGATCtgtaatagtatatatattatataatccaACGCATTTGGTACGACGTTTTGTTCTGTAATACCGACATCAAATGTTTTGTTCGAAGAGCGAGATGATGATTCGATTAGggatctgaagaagaagaagagagcacATTGTTTTCTGTTGTGTGTGGCTGggttatatataaaagagagagagagatggattcAATATCGGCGGTTAGCGAAGAGCTTGCTGAGATCGAAGGACAGATCAATGACCTTTTCCGTGCTTTATCGTGAGCACCTTCTTCCAGTTCTTATCTGTTCATAATGAATTAATGATGATTACTCATGTTAAtgtaatgttttgtttttggggACCAGGAATGGATTCCAGAAGCTGGAGAAGATCAAAGATGCTAATAGGCAGAGTAGGCAGCTCCAAGAACTCACTGACAAAATGCGTGACTGCAAGAGCCTTATTAAAGATTTCGATAGCGAAGTCAAAAGCTTGGAAGGCGGCGGCAACGACGCCAACACTAACCGGATGTTGAACGACAGACGTCAATCTATGGTACGGTACCCTTTTTTATTCTTACCTTGATCacttattcatttattttctgAGTTTTATTATGTGATCAAGTGATGGTGTTTGGTTCGTGCAGGTTAAGGAACTAAACTCATATGTTGCTCTTAAGAAGAAGTACGTGACACCGTCTGCTTATTctgttttgatgttttaagaTCATGTCTAACAGTTGTTGGAGTTGTTGCTTGTTAATTATGTTTGTGGTGGTGATTGATGATATTGAGGATGGTTTATGCAGATATTCATCCAATTTAGCTAGCAATAATAAGCGAGTTGATCTTTTTGATGGACCAGCAGAGGACAACATGGAAGAGAATGTCTTATTAGCTTCCAGTAAACCTTTTTACTTATCTAGTCCTTTGTTATTATATGAATTCACCCACTACCTACCTAGAGTATTTAACTGGGAGCTTTAATCACGTTTTCAGACATGTCCAATCAAGAACTTATGAATAAAGGAAACTCCATGATGGATGACACTGATCAAGCCATTGAGAGAGGCAAAAAGGTTACATGGGAGCTATATGCCATCTGATAACTTCTCTCCATTTTCATAAAAAGCAGAATCTCACTGTATTTGTGTGGCTTTGACAACAGATTGTTCAGGAGACTATAAATGTGGGAACAGATACTTCTGCAGCTCTCAAGGCTCAGGTTTTGTGCTTCTCTTCTGAATCTCTGTTGTTCTTTACAACATTCCACACCTAAAGATAGTTTACCTTTTCACCAATGTTCAGACCGACCAAATGAGTAGAGTGGTTAACGAACTCGATTCTATTCATTTCTCACTCAAGAAAGCCTCCAAGCTGGTCAAGGAAATTGGTAGGCAGGTCTGTTTCCCAAAATCTTCTTCTTACTTCTTGTTGATACAATGATAACGAGATATGGTTTTGGAGTTTGAGTTACCGGTCTTATTGATTTTACTTTTTAGCGTTAGATTAAGCGTTTGgtgttttttcctttttttagttAAGTTTAAGGTACTTTTTAATTTAGGTTATGATGATCTCTTTGTATTGTAACCTATAAAAATAGCTTATTTATGATTTAATAAAGATTCAACTTCCAACAATGAACTTTAGTCTCTAAGAGAGTTTAGGGTAAAAGGAAGCTCAGCTACTTCTCTTTCATACAGTTTCTAATTATCAGCAGCTTCCTCTTGTCCCCTTTACTTACTTTCTGCTCTTCTTCTTACTCTCAGGTTGCCACGGACAAATGTATAATGGCATTTCTTTGCCTTATTGTCATTGGTGTCATAGCAATCATCATCGTCAAGGTACACCTCTCAACTTTCCTTTCTTACCCATATATACACACTATATACAACACCCACAAAATCTTCTTTTTTCCCCTTTTGGATAGATTGTGAACCCAAACAACAAAGACATCCGTGACATACCGGGCCTAGCACCACCAGCCATGAACAGACGTCTACTCTGGAACCATTACTGAAAACGTTTGGGCACACGCTTCTTGCCGCTGTAGATGAAACCGCCTCACTCACTTGAGTAAATTAACAAGTTTTTGTTCTCATGGCTCATGACTGGAGGAATTAAATGCCCTTTCGTTACAAAACAAGGATCAAAAGccaatctattttttttgttcatgtgTTTGTATAACAAAGACTCTTTTATGTGTTTTATCAATGTGTATTTTTGTAAACGTAGTCTATGTTTCCTGTTCtggtaattataattatttgttcCTCTGTTTTCACTTGTAGGAGTAGACGACTCGCATTATTTGTGTCTGTGAAAAAGTGTATTTGGTTGCTGGTACTCTCGACTTTGTTCGTTCTCTTGTTTGTGTACCTATCTATAGGGGATTACCATTGATGAATCCTTTCTCTACTTGAAACTAGCTAGAAATCATCACTCATTAGATCATCTCTAGTGGATCACTctactatatttttttcttcgaaataaaataattttataataaaattatattctacTCCAATGCGActctattttagaatgaaaaagaaaatgaacaaaacataataaattttactccatttatggactaaacctatttttttactcagttataaaataaaaattagaatagattatgaacatttttactctaaattcTATCTTAGAACGAAAATAGAATAATTGGTGATGTTTTTACCGTTTCATTTATGGGGTACATTTTTGCAATCTAAGTTGTAGGTTTCGTTTTAAGAATTTGAAAGACATTAAAAATGTTACTAAGCAATCACAATATTGGATTTATCCAAATTTTGATTCATATTATGCTTAGTAGAAGTTGTATTTTGGCTTCAACATTCTAGCATATTTTAGCTTAACACACTTATACTTCTTAGCATTCCGTATCTCTTTACATAGGCTCCAATTTGATGATAAGgcagatataattttatttgttttttttttaactttggaAGTTCCAAGCTCCATAACTTCTATGCGGTCTGGAGTCATCTGCCATTAATAAAATCACAATTTGAGCGTAAAATCGTTTTATCTCAAAGTAGAATTAAACCAATGATTTTTGAATAATCTCAAGAACTGACAATGTGTTTAGTAAGTGAAATGTAGAAGTGTTACTTACTTCGTTAAAAGCAAATGTATCGATATGGGAAACAAAAACGTTTCACTTAACCAAAGGTTAAGGTTAAAAATAAAGTGGGGcttaatctaaaataaaataaaaaattcccTTTATAAactccgcctctctctctaaCTTTCTCTAGCTTTCAGTCCAAACGAACGGTTGTGTTTCGAAGACATAGCAAGcaatagagagaaagaaaggaaCACATAAAAACACTCTAATGGATTTGCGTTTCCACGAAGGAGGAGGAAGCAGCGTTTGGCAGAAATGCTCTAGACACCGTTTCATCTGCGGTGGCGGCGTTTGTCCTTACTGCCTCCACGAACGTCTCTCCTCACTCTGCCCCGACTGCGCCCGCGATATCCCGTGTTCTTGTACCCCACGCGCCTCCGTCGACGTAGATGTTCCCTTCGCTGATGTCGGATCGGTTGGCCGCGTTTCCAGCCTGATCGAATGCGAGCCGGCGTTTAGGAGATCCACATCAATGTCTGTTCCGTTTCTCCGGTCTACTAAACCGGAACTGGTTGAGAAAACCGGACCTGGTCGTTCGCTCTGGAGGATGTTCAGAAGAGAGAGTAAAAGCAAGACTGGTacgatgatgatgaggaagtcGAGATCAGTCGCAGTCTCTGATGCCGGAGAACTGTTGTCTTCTCCGGCGCCGGTGACGAGCAAGGGAAATGGTT from Brassica napus cultivar Da-Ae unplaced genomic scaffold, Da-Ae ScsIHWf_228;HRSCAF=393, whole genome shotgun sequence encodes the following:
- the LOC106441185 gene encoding histone-lysine N-methyltransferase, H3 lysine-9 specific SUVH5; translation: MESKSSKLLSKKKEAAPELDNGSFIDPMGRRKSKRFKAAAVRDFPPHCGPSSTGLRSSTELMKNNVSDEAEADEKLVEVVAEGAEQQVKDMNGGWRSVGIKQLGGRKIIAVRDFPPNTGTKFSDYGKTVNDAAASKKELTLDSDKSMSKPLEAEKPKFIIPKPNETASKFKKTEGVVLPSPLRLLQKINRDNGEGSSRKDSDKEILPPSRPRGDTSARDKVMETLRLFSEACRKLIREDEANPRKKNGKNFNVSVEASKIVKSKGKYLNVGTQFIGTVPGVEVGDEFQYRIELNFLGIHRAIQAGIDYMRDANKELLAVSIVASGGYDDDLCNSDVLIYTGQGGNLSKKFQQGNITNEPKDQQLLRGNLALANSIDKQNPVRVIRGNKKTPPSDNNNTKNYVYDGLYLVEEFWKEVGSYGKLVFKFRLRRIAGQPELTWKVVKKAKSSKARDGLCCEDISGGKERLPICAVNEIDDEKPPVFDYTVNMIYPDWCQPIPPKGCGCTKGCKDSKNCGCVAKNDGELPYNYDGAIVFRKPMVYECGPLCKCPPDCYLRVTQRGIKIQLEIFKTESRGWGVRSLESIPSGSFICEYAGELLQENEADRLAGKDEYLFDIGTDNGSSSFYESSFFTIDAARKGNVGRFINHSCSPNLYAQDVLYHHEDMRIPHVMLFAKDNIPPLKELTYYYNYKIGQVLDADGNVKVKNCYCGSAKCSGRLY
- the LOC125600509 gene encoding novel plant SNARE 11-like is translated as MDSISAVSEELAEIEGQINDLFRALSNGFQKLEKIKDANRQSRQLQELTDKMRDCKSLIKDFDSEVKSLEGGGNDANTNRMLNDRRQSMVKELNSYVALKKKYSSNLASNNKRVDLFDGPAEDNMEENVLLASNMSNQELMNKGNSMMDDTDQAIERGKKIVQETINVGTDTSAALKAQTDQMSRVVNELDSIHFSLKKASKLVKEIGRQVATDKCIMAFLCLIVIGVIAIIIVKIVNPNNKDIRDIPGLAPPAMNRRLLWNHY
- the LOC125600519 gene encoding uncharacterized protein LOC125600519, giving the protein MDLRFHEGGGSSVWQKCSRHRFICGGGVCPYCLHERLSSLCPDCARDIPCSCTPRASVDVDVPFADVGSVGRVSSLIECEPAFRRSTSMSVPFLRSTKPELVEKTGPGRSLWRMFRRESKSKTGTMMMRKSRSVAVSDAGELLSSPAPVTSKGNGWYFPSPIKVFRQSRILFQQRSPLYRG